The Streptomyces sp. RKND-216 genomic sequence TGACCGGCCTGCTCGCCACCCTCAAGGCGCTGCCGCTGGCGTACAACCGCGACCTCCAGGAGGACAAGGAGCCGGTCTTCGACTCCTGCGACCAGCTGGAGATCCTGCTGCCCGCCTTCACCGGCATGATGGCCACCCTCACCGTCAACCGGGAGCGCATGGCCGAACTCGCCCCCGCCGGCTTCTCGCTGGCCACCGACGTCGCCGAGTGGCTGGTCAAGCAGGGCGTGCCCTTCCGTGTCGCGCATGAGGTGGCGGGGGAGTGCGTCAAGGTCTGCGAGCAGCAAGGTATCGAGCTGGACGAACTGACGGACGAGCAGTTCGCGAAGATCTCCCCGCACCTGACGCCCGCGGTCCGGGTCGTACTCGACGTGCCCGGCGCGCTCGCCGCCCGGGACGGGCGCGGCGGCACCGCTCCGGCGGCGGTCGCACGTCAGCTGGCCGAGGTCACGGCCGATCTGGCCGTGCAGCGTGAGTGGGCCGCCGCCCGCGACTGACGTCCCGCGCACCATCGATGTCTCTGGTGAGACGCTCGTGTCTCATCAGAGATAGACTCGTGTCATGCTCCCGGACCGAGAAGCGCTCCTCCACACCGCGGCCGCTCACCTCGGCCGTCACCCGACCGCGTCGATGGACGACATCGCCCGCGCTGCCGGCATCAGCCGTGCCACACTGCACCGCTGGTTCGCCGGCCGCGGCGCGCTGGTGCGCGGTCTGGAGCAGCTCGGCATCAGCCGGGTGCGCGCCGCGGTGGACGCCGCCCGGCTGGAGGAGGGCGACCCGGGCGACGCGCTGCGCCGCCTGATCGCCGAGGCGGAGTCCTTCGCCGGCTTCCTCGGCTTCCTGATGTCCGAGAGCCAGCTCTTCGAGCCGGGAGCCGTCGAGCCGGGCTGGACCGAGGCCGACGAGCGGATCGCCGCGTTGTTCCGGCGCGGCCAGGAGACCGGCGTCTTCCGCGTCGACCTCACCGCTGCCTTCCTCACCGAAGCCCTGTACGCCCTGGTCACCGCATCCGCCTGGGCGGTGCAGGAGGGCCGCGTCGCCGAACGCGACGCGGGCCCGATGACCGCCGAGCTGCTGCTCGGCGGCCTGCTGCGGAGGGAACCCCGGTGACCGCGCGGACGGACAAGGCCGTCGGGGACGGCCGCACGGGAACCCGTGAACTCACCCGGCGGCAGCGCTGGCTGGCGCTGTCCGTGCTCGCCCTCGCCGTGCTGCTGGTGTGCATCGACGCCACGGTGCTCGCCCTCGCCACGCCCTTCCTGAGCGAGGACCTCGACCCCTCCAGCACCCAGCTGCTGTGGATCGGCGACGTGTACTCGTTCGTCATCGCCGGCCTGCTGGTCTCGATGGGCTCCCTGGGCGACCGGGTCGGCCGGAAGCGGCTGCTGCTCACCGGCTCGGTGATCTTCGGCGTCCTGTCCGCCCTGACGGCCTACGCGCACAGCGCCGAGGCCATGATCGCCTGGCGGGCGCTGATGGGCGTCGCGGGAGCGACCCTGATGCCCTCCACTCTGGCCCTGATCCGCAACATCTTCTCCAACCCCCGCGAGCGCAGCGTCGCCATCGGCATCTGGGGCGCCATGGCCTCAGCCGGTGCGGCGGTCGGCCCGGTGGTCGGCGGGTTTCTGCTGGAGCACTTCTGGTGGGGCTCGGTCTTCCTGCTGAACCTCCCGGTCATGGCGGTGCTCGTGGTCGTCGGTGTCCGGCTGCTGCCCGAGTCCCGCGACCCGGCCCCCGGCCCGTGGGACCTGCCCAGCGTCGCCCTCTCCATGATCGGCATCATCGGTGTGGTCTACGCCGTGAAGGAGGCGGCAGCGTACGGTCTGCGCTGGGACATCGCCGCCGCGGCCGCCCTCGGAGCCCTGTCGCTGGCAGCCTTCGTCCGCCGCCAGCTGCGCCTCCCCAAGCCGTTGCTGGACATGCGCCTCTTCCGCCGCCGCGGATTCTCCGGAGCCGTACTGGCCGACCTGCTGACCATCTTCGGGCTCGCTGGCCTGGTGTTCTTCCTTTCCCAGTTCCTCCAGCTGGTACAGATGCGCTCGCCCTTCGAGGCCGGGCTCGCGGAGCTGCCCGCCGGGGTCGGTGCGATCGCCGCGGGCCTGGTCGCCGGGCTGGTGGCCCGTCGCACCTCGGTGCGCGGCGCCGTCTCCGGGGGCCTGGCTGCCGTCGCCCTCGCCCTGGGCGCCGTCGTCGGACTGCGCCCCGTCAGCGACTACTGGGTGCTCGGGCTGCTGCTGCTGGTGCTCGGCCTGGGCGCCGGGCTGTCCTTCACCGTCACAGCCGACATCATGCTGTCCACCGTGCCCAAGGAGCAGGCCGGAGCGGCCTCCGCCGTCTCCGAGACCGCCTACGAGCTGGGCTCGGCGCTCGGCATCGCCCTCCTCGGCTCCGTGGTCACCGGCTTCTACCGGGGCCACGCGGTCCCCGAGGGTATCCCCGCGGAAGTCGCCGAACAGGCCAGATCCTCCCTCGGAGGGGCGGTGGAGGCCGCCCGCGGCCTGCCCGGTCCGGCGGGGGAGCAGCTGCTCACCACCGCACAGGACGCCTTCACCGAAGGGCTGCGCGCGGGAGCCTCCGTCGCGGCGGTGGTGCTGCTG encodes the following:
- a CDS encoding MFS transporter, which gives rise to MALSVLALAVLLVCIDATVLALATPFLSEDLDPSSTQLLWIGDVYSFVIAGLLVSMGSLGDRVGRKRLLLTGSVIFGVLSALTAYAHSAEAMIAWRALMGVAGATLMPSTLALIRNIFSNPRERSVAIGIWGAMASAGAAVGPVVGGFLLEHFWWGSVFLLNLPVMAVLVVVGVRLLPESRDPAPGPWDLPSVALSMIGIIGVVYAVKEAAAYGLRWDIAAAAALGALSLAAFVRRQLRLPKPLLDMRLFRRRGFSGAVLADLLTIFGLAGLVFFLSQFLQLVQMRSPFEAGLAELPAGVGAIAAGLVAGLVARRTSVRGAVSGGLAAVALALGAVVGLRPVSDYWVLGLLLLVLGLGAGLSFTVTADIMLSTVPKEQAGAASAVSETAYELGSALGIALLGSVVTGFYRGHAVPEGIPAEVAEQARSSLGGAVEAARGLPGPAGEQLLTTAQDAFTEGLRAGASVAAVVLLAAAAASWRLLRDQRLED
- a CDS encoding TetR/AcrR family transcriptional regulator yields the protein MLPDREALLHTAAAHLGRHPTASMDDIARAAGISRATLHRWFAGRGALVRGLEQLGISRVRAAVDAARLEEGDPGDALRRLIAEAESFAGFLGFLMSESQLFEPGAVEPGWTEADERIAALFRRGQETGVFRVDLTAAFLTEALYALVTASAWAVQEGRVAERDAGPMTAELLLGGLLRREPR